A single genomic interval of Microbacterium oleivorans harbors:
- the murI gene encoding glutamate racemase, whose product MNDAPIGIFDSGVGGLTVARAISQLLPRESLLYIGDTAHSPYGPKPIADVRRYGLEVLDSLVDEGVKMLVIACNTASSALLRDARERYDVPVVEVINPAVRTAISATRNGRIGVIGTVGTIASRAYQDMLEVNQNLSVFAASCPRFVEFVEAGITQSPEVLAVAEEYLAPLRGAGVDTLVLGCTHYPFLEGAISYVMGPDVTLVSSDSETAKDVYRQLVSGDLLAGAAAVPRHVYEATGDSADDFLALADRLMGRGVSSVRLVQTGAISLPAPRPPAS is encoded by the coding sequence GTGAACGACGCGCCCATCGGCATCTTCGACTCGGGCGTCGGGGGACTCACGGTGGCGCGAGCCATCTCGCAGCTCCTGCCTCGCGAGTCGTTGCTGTACATCGGCGACACCGCCCACTCCCCGTACGGACCGAAGCCGATCGCCGACGTGCGCCGCTACGGCCTCGAGGTGCTCGACAGCCTCGTCGACGAGGGGGTGAAGATGCTCGTCATCGCGTGCAACACCGCATCATCCGCACTGCTGCGCGACGCCCGCGAGCGCTACGACGTCCCCGTCGTCGAGGTCATCAACCCCGCCGTCCGCACGGCGATCTCCGCGACCCGCAACGGGCGCATCGGCGTCATCGGCACCGTGGGCACGATCGCTTCCCGGGCATATCAGGACATGCTCGAGGTCAACCAGAACCTGTCGGTCTTCGCCGCCTCCTGCCCCCGGTTCGTGGAGTTCGTCGAGGCGGGCATCACGCAGTCGCCCGAGGTTCTCGCCGTGGCCGAGGAGTACCTGGCACCGCTGCGCGGAGCGGGCGTGGACACCCTGGTGCTCGGCTGCACGCACTATCCGTTCCTCGAGGGCGCCATCAGCTACGTGATGGGGCCGGACGTCACGCTGGTCTCGAGCGACTCCGAGACGGCGAAGGACGTCTACCGGCAGCTCGTCTCGGGAGATCTGCTGGCCGGTGCCGCGGCCGTGCCCCGCCACGTCTACGAGGCCACGGGCGATTCCGCCGACGACTTCCTCGCCCTCGCCGACCGTCTGATGGGTCGCGGCGTGTCGTCGGTGCGGCTCGTGCAGACCGGCGCCATCTCGCTGCCCGCGCCCAGGCCGCCGGCTTCCTGA
- the rph gene encoding ribonuclease PH: protein MTDSLRADGRTADQLRTVTIERGWSAHAEGSALVSFGGTKVLCTASFTNGVPRWLTGKGKGWVTAEYAMLPRATNSRNDRESIKGKVGGRTHEISRLIGRALRAVVDTKALGENTIVIDCDVLQADGGTRTAAITGAYVALADAIEWGRSQKFIAQRATPLVDSVSAVSVGIIDGTPMLDLAYVEDVRAETDMNVVVTGRGLFVEVQGTAEGAPFDKRELDALLELGVAGCADLRDIQAATLA from the coding sequence ATGACCGATTCCCTGCGCGCCGACGGGCGCACCGCCGACCAGTTGCGCACCGTCACGATCGAGCGCGGCTGGAGCGCTCACGCCGAGGGGTCGGCGCTGGTGAGCTTCGGCGGCACGAAGGTGCTGTGCACGGCGTCGTTCACGAACGGCGTCCCCCGATGGCTGACCGGCAAGGGCAAGGGCTGGGTCACCGCCGAGTACGCCATGCTGCCGCGCGCGACGAACAGCCGCAACGATCGCGAGTCGATCAAGGGCAAGGTCGGCGGCCGCACGCACGAGATCTCCCGCCTGATCGGGCGTGCGCTGCGCGCCGTGGTCGACACCAAGGCCCTCGGCGAGAACACCATCGTCATCGACTGCGACGTGCTGCAGGCCGACGGCGGCACGCGCACCGCAGCCATCACCGGCGCCTACGTCGCCCTCGCCGACGCCATCGAGTGGGGGCGGTCGCAGAAGTTCATCGCCCAGCGAGCGACGCCGCTGGTCGATTCGGTCTCGGCGGTGTCGGTGGGCATCATCGACGGCACGCCGATGCTCGATCTCGCCTACGTCGAGGATGTGCGCGCCGAAACCGACATGAACGTCGTCGTCACCGGTCGCGGCCTGTTCGTCGAGGTGCAGGGCACGGCCGAAGGCGCGCCGTTCGACAAGCGCGAGCTCGACGCCCTGCTGGAACTGGGCGTGGCCGGCTGCGCCGACCTGCGCGACATCCAGGCTGCGACGCTCGCATGA
- the rdgB gene encoding RdgB/HAM1 family non-canonical purine NTP pyrophosphatase gives MSDRIVLATHNPHKVEEFHAIVAAVRPDLEVIGYDGPEPVEDGITFAENALIKARAAAAHTGLPALADDSGICVDALGGAPGAFSAYWAGHRKDAAANTALLLDQLSDIADPRRGAQFVSVIALVDGESEHVVEGVWPGRLATAPAGAGGFGYDPVFVPDEQPGPARTVAEWSAAEKNAASHRARAFVALTELLRAL, from the coding sequence ATGAGCGACCGGATCGTCCTGGCGACGCACAACCCGCACAAGGTCGAGGAGTTCCACGCCATCGTCGCGGCGGTGCGTCCCGACCTCGAGGTGATCGGCTACGACGGGCCCGAGCCCGTCGAGGACGGCATCACCTTCGCCGAGAACGCGCTCATCAAGGCCCGCGCGGCCGCCGCGCATACCGGTCTGCCCGCTCTGGCCGACGACTCGGGCATCTGCGTCGACGCGCTCGGCGGTGCCCCGGGTGCCTTCTCGGCCTACTGGGCCGGGCACCGCAAGGATGCCGCCGCGAACACGGCGCTGCTCCTCGACCAGCTCTCCGATATCGCCGATCCCCGACGTGGCGCGCAGTTCGTCTCGGTCATCGCCCTCGTCGACGGCGAGTCCGAGCATGTCGTCGAAGGTGTCTGGCCGGGGCGGCTGGCAACGGCCCCCGCCGGCGCGGGAGGCTTCGGCTACGATCCGGTGTTCGTACCCGACGAGCAGCCCGGGCCCGCGCGTACGGTCGCCGAGTGGTCGGCCGCCGAGAAGAACGCCGCCTCGCACCGGGCGCGAGCCTTCGTGGCTCTGACCGAGCTGCTGCGCGCCCTCTGA
- a CDS encoding ATP-dependent DNA ligase produces the protein MAGEQTVRVDGRRLRLSNLDKVLYPQTGTTKGEVIDYVSRIAPLMLPHLDRRPVTRKRWPEGVEQPDFFAKDLERGAPSWLPRLPIDHSTGAKDYPLVDEVAALVYLAQVASLELHVPQWRFGDTGERDAPDRLVLDLDPGPGVGLAECAEVARWVRDIVAGVGMTLFPVTSGSKGIHLYASLDGRQTSEQASAFAKELARSLEADHPDLVISQMNRSARAGRVFLDWSQNNGAKTTIAPYSLRGRAEPTVAAPRSWGELDDPGLRQLRFDEMLERAADVGDLLAPLAPARTAPLAPYLAKRSADRTPEPMPTAAAAGSSGARPRFVVQEHHARRLHYDLRLERDGVLISWAVPRGIPETPERNHLAVMTEPHPLEYLTFSGDIPAGEYGAGTMSIWDTGTYELEKWRDDEVILTLHGSPGGAAEAARLVLIRTSGSGEKSQWLLHRMKAGASRHSAGLEPAQHHPSTAGDDGAAAGTALDRAAPTGPVAPMLAVSSAPGPAHAAAERWGRWVEFKWDGVRAIAHWDGERLRLHARSGTDITARYPELTDADLGLGPDPLVLDGEIVALDGSGRPSFPLLQNRMHLTKPREIARERDRTPVDFFVFDLLGHGDRDVTALPLRERRRLLESATTRTRAPLTVPPVTDDLDAALAVARELDLEGAVVKDPRSPYRVGVRSEEWLKVKLTRTQDVVVGAIRPGKGSRRGGIGSLLLGIPDETGLRYAGRVGSGFSDLELTRLTAALDPLRTDENPFVDVPRADASDALWVRPDLVGEVAFAEFTPGGILRHARWRGLRPDRSPGDVLRDDG, from the coding sequence CCGAGGGGGTCGAGCAGCCCGACTTCTTCGCCAAGGACCTCGAGCGCGGCGCGCCCTCCTGGCTCCCCCGCCTGCCCATCGACCACTCGACAGGCGCGAAGGACTATCCGCTCGTCGACGAGGTCGCCGCCCTCGTCTACCTCGCGCAGGTCGCGAGCCTCGAACTGCACGTGCCGCAGTGGCGCTTCGGCGACACCGGTGAGCGCGACGCCCCCGACCGGCTGGTGCTCGACCTCGATCCCGGCCCGGGCGTGGGCCTGGCGGAATGCGCCGAGGTGGCGCGATGGGTGCGAGACATCGTCGCCGGCGTCGGGATGACGCTGTTCCCAGTCACGAGCGGCAGCAAGGGGATCCATCTCTACGCCTCCCTCGACGGCCGGCAGACGAGCGAGCAGGCGTCGGCATTCGCCAAGGAGCTCGCCCGTTCGCTCGAGGCCGACCACCCCGACCTGGTGATCAGCCAGATGAACCGCAGTGCGCGCGCCGGCAGAGTGTTCCTCGACTGGAGCCAGAACAACGGCGCCAAGACCACCATCGCGCCGTACTCGCTGCGGGGGCGGGCGGAGCCGACGGTCGCCGCGCCGCGGTCCTGGGGCGAGCTCGATGACCCCGGGCTGAGACAGCTCCGCTTCGACGAGATGCTCGAGCGCGCGGCCGATGTCGGCGATCTCCTCGCCCCCCTCGCCCCGGCCCGCACCGCGCCCCTCGCGCCCTATCTCGCCAAGCGGTCGGCCGATCGCACCCCGGAGCCGATGCCGACGGCAGCTGCCGCCGGCAGCAGCGGCGCGCGGCCGCGCTTCGTCGTGCAGGAGCACCACGCGCGACGCCTGCACTACGACCTGCGCCTGGAGCGCGACGGCGTGCTCATCAGCTGGGCAGTGCCACGCGGCATCCCCGAGACGCCCGAGCGGAACCATCTGGCGGTCATGACGGAGCCGCATCCGCTGGAGTACCTGACCTTCTCCGGCGACATCCCCGCCGGAGAGTACGGAGCGGGCACCATGAGCATCTGGGACACCGGCACGTACGAGCTCGAGAAATGGCGCGACGACGAGGTGATCCTCACCCTGCACGGCAGCCCGGGCGGGGCCGCGGAGGCGGCGCGGCTGGTGCTGATCCGCACGAGCGGGTCGGGTGAGAAGTCGCAGTGGCTGCTCCATCGCATGAAGGCCGGGGCGAGCCGGCATTCCGCGGGGCTCGAGCCGGCGCAGCATCACCCGTCGACTGCTGGCGACGACGGGGCGGCGGCCGGGACCGCGCTCGATCGCGCCGCGCCCACGGGTCCCGTGGCACCGATGCTCGCGGTGTCGTCGGCGCCCGGTCCGGCGCACGCGGCCGCCGAACGCTGGGGACGCTGGGTGGAGTTCAAGTGGGACGGTGTGCGCGCGATCGCGCACTGGGACGGCGAACGACTGCGACTCCACGCCCGCAGCGGAACCGACATCACCGCCCGCTACCCCGAGCTCACCGACGCCGACCTCGGGCTCGGTCCCGACCCGCTCGTCCTCGACGGCGAGATCGTGGCCCTCGACGGATCGGGGCGCCCGAGCTTCCCGCTGCTGCAGAACCGCATGCATCTCACGAAGCCCCGGGAGATCGCGCGGGAACGCGACCGGACGCCTGTCGACTTCTTCGTCTTCGACCTGCTGGGCCACGGCGACCGCGATGTGACCGCCCTCCCCCTGCGGGAACGACGGCGACTCCTGGAGTCGGCGACGACGCGGACGCGCGCTCCGCTCACCGTGCCGCCCGTCACCGACGACCTCGATGCGGCGCTCGCGGTCGCCCGCGAGCTCGATCTGGAGGGTGCCGTCGTGAAGGATCCGAGGTCGCCCTACCGCGTCGGAGTCCGCTCGGAGGAATGGCTGAAGGTCAAGCTCACCCGTACGCAGGACGTCGTCGTGGGCGCGATCCGACCGGGCAAGGGGTCTCGACGCGGCGGCATCGGGTCGCTGCTGCTCGGCATCCCCGACGAGACCGGCCTACGCTATGCCGGGCGGGTGGGCTCGGGCTTCTCCGACCTCGAGCTCACCCGATTGACCGCGGCTCTCGACCCGCTGCGAACCGATGAGAACCCCTTCGTCGACGTCCCGCGAGCTGATGCGTCGGACGCGCTGTGGGTGCGCCCCGACCTCGTCGGCGAGGTCGCGTTCGCCGAGTTCACACCCGGCGGCATCCTGCGCCACGCCCGGTGGCGCGGCCTGCGCCCCGACCGCAGCCCCGGCGACGTCCTCCGCGACGACGGGTAG